TGATCTTGAACGACTGCACGGCTATGGACACCGGGCTGGAGCCCGGCGGCGGCTGTTTGCCGGCCTGATCGGCCGGCAGAACCTTTATCAGATCATCGAAATTGAACGATCCTTTGATGCTTTTTTCTATCAGGATGGCGGGCCGGTCGATAGTCAGGCTGGTGACCGCCAGCTGCCGTTTTAAAAGAGCCAGAAGATTGACCTTGAGGGTCACGGCCTCAATGGTGGCCATCGGTTTTTTGTCAAAATTCTTGGCGTTGGCCAGCTCTATGCCCTTAAGCTGGACGCCCAGCCCGGTCCATACCTTTAACGAGAAACTTTCCACCTTGATCGGCCGGCCCACCGCCTGCTCGATCTTGGGCATAAGCAAGGCCCGCAGTTTGGCCGGCGGGAACATCAGCTTTAAGGTGATTCCGGCGGCGATTAAGATGAATGCAATTACCGCCAGGATGATCAATGATATTTTTAAGAACTTAGGCATGGTGATACCTCATAATAATTAATATCTATCTAGCAAGAAGATATCATAATCATAAATAAAAAACAAGCGGAAAATAAGAACAGCCCCCTAAATAAGGGGGCTGCAAATATCTATTTTTTCTTTTTGGGTTTTTTCTTGCGGAAATCCAGGGATATCCCCATATAACTGGCCTTGGCGGATATGGCCGCCGGGGATCTATCCATTTTTTCAGCTATCTCTTTGGACGAAAGCTTCTGCCGGGCATATTTTTTAAAAAGATTAA
This sequence is a window from Candidatus Edwardsbacteria bacterium. Protein-coding genes within it:
- a CDS encoding GcrA family cell cycle regulator, which encodes MGRPVNKLWTDEQVNLFKKYARQKLSSKEIAEKMDRSPAAISAKASYMGISLDFRKKKPKKKK